One region of Vigna angularis cultivar LongXiaoDou No.4 chromosome 10, ASM1680809v1, whole genome shotgun sequence genomic DNA includes:
- the LOC108335358 gene encoding uncharacterized protein LOC108335358, which translates to MTVINGNNCVRIERRALEAPKNLMEVILILADAIMLLCYTERRYIFNLPRAIGHAVLDKDKKTIGSEFRERSDCAEVKGRQILKELYELKRLLTRAMLFSTGKRFLAFLFAAGFDKEDVLYRKRTSRILKPAFTVIRDKESECLLVFIRGTRSIKDTLTDALCAPVSFDHNMVAGHAHRGMVAAASWIGERCIPVLLEALHQYPHFKIKIVGHSLGGGTAALLTYKLREIKQLSSTTCVTFGPAACMTLELAEFGKSFITSIVNGSDIVPTLSASSVHDFIAEGRNKDKNISSAVGTRISFAKAIAEHAVNYCTEVVKKHKHSLLPWSQRENIHPLSDNLVEASGFSETTFEPILSEEHLLIESIDDDEYDSCSEGSDNDDSDDDEEKLLNQMGNLELGKCKEKDITEDSVSQDTTSARRRLYPPGRIMHMVTSQISENSNSNHSDIDDKHVCLYQTPTQLYGKLRFSRGMILDHPTKKYLKKLQQLINKLEKE; encoded by the exons ATGACGGTGATCAATGGAAATAATTGTGTGAGGATTGAACGAAGGGCACTTGAAGCGCCCAAAAATTTGATGGAGGTAATCCTCATATTAGCAGACGCCATAATGTTGCTTTGCTACACCGAGAGACGCTACATCTTCAACTTGCCCAGAGCCATTGGTCATGCTGTGTTGGACAAG GATAAGAAAACGATTGGAAGTGAATTCCGAGAAAGAAGTGATTGTGCAGAAGTGAAAGGCCGTCAGATTTTAAAGGAGTTATACGAGTTGAAGAGATTGTTGACACGTGCCATGCTTTTCAGCACCGGCAAACGCTTTCTGGCATTTCTATTTGCTGCAGGATTCGATAAGGAGGATGTCCTCTATAGGAAGAGAACATCTAGG ATTCTGAAGCCTGCTTTCACGGTTATACGTGATAAAGAATCAGAATGTTTGCTCGTGTTCATCCGTGGGACTCGTAGCATAAAAGACACTCTCACAGATGCACTGTGTGCTCCTGTCTCTTTCGATCACAACATGGTTGCAGGACATGCACACCGTGGTATGGTTGCTGCAGCTTCTTGGATTGGAGAACGCTGCATTCCTGTACTACTTGAAGCTCTTCATCAATACCCCCACTTCAAAATCAAG ATCGTTGGACACTCCCTAGGTGGTGGTACTGCTGCACTATTGACTTATAAGCTTAGAGAAATTAAACAATTGTCTTCAACAACTTGTGTAACATTTGGCCCAG CTGCCTGTATGACCTTGGAGTTGGCTGAGTTCGGAAAATCCTTTATCACTTCCATTGTAAATGGTTCTGACATAGTGCCAACACTGTCAGCTTCTTCTGTTCATGATTTCATTGCTGAG GGTCGGAATAAGGATAAAAACATCTCAAGCGCAGTTGGAACTCGCATATCTTTTGCCAAAGCCATTGCAGAACATGCAGTAAACTATTGCACCGAG GTTGTGAAGAAGCATAAACACTCATTGTTACCGTGGTCCCAACGTGAGAACATTCACCCATTGTCAGATAACTTGGTTGAAGCTTCTGGATTTTCTGAGACAACTTTTGAACCTATTTTAAGTGAAGAGCACTTACTCATAGAATctattgatgatgatgaataCGATTCATGCAGTGAAGGATCTGACAATGATGACTCagatgatgatgaagagaaATTGTTGAATCAAATGGGGAATCTTGAATTGGGAAAATGTAAGGAGAAAGATATCACTGAAGATAGTGTTAGTCAAGATACAACATCAGCTAGGCGACGCCTTTATCCACCAGGCAGGATCATGCATATGGTCACTTCACAGATCTCTGAAAATTCGAACTCAAACCACAGTGATATTGATGACAAACATGTCTGCTTATATCAAACGCCTACACAGCTGTATGGAAAACTCAGATTTTCAAGAGGGATGATACTGGATCATCCCACGAAAAAGTATCTGAAGAAGTTGCAACAATTAATCAATAAACTAGAGAAAGAGTGA